A window of the Vigna angularis cultivar LongXiaoDou No.4 chromosome 3, ASM1680809v1, whole genome shotgun sequence genome harbors these coding sequences:
- the LOC108325799 gene encoding RNA pseudouridine synthase 5 isoform X1 gives MACRRKFGIPWPECNDGLSYDDVVRTSDSGLTLIEFYSTKYKSSAPLQGWLQRIKSGQITFDGRVVTDSNAVLRVGSKLVYHRLPWKEPDAPHMIEVLYEDDDMIALNKPSGLQVLPGGLFQQRTVLTQLQWKANLHKKPHPVPVHRLGRGTSGILLCAKTKLARVRLASYFADGTSHIEGKRDTNPEIGKIAKIYRGLASGIVENDQVTINQPIGVVKYPCVAKGLYVASESGKPALSVVSILERNVQENSTLVQVKIQSGRPHQIRIHLSFMGHPLLGDPLYDVGGKPKCLDCDSIDESFAEDGGYQRPIKAVPGDCGYNLHAHKLVLSHPLTNEIIEITAPLPSTLQTPEEAKEIASMEQTFQDV, from the exons atggCGTGCCGTAGGAAATTTGGAATTCCTTGGCCTGAATGCAACGACGGTCTCTCCTACGACGACGTCGTTCGAACCTCTGATTCCG GGTTGACTCTGATAGAGTTTTACTCTACCAAGTACAAAAGTTCTGCTCCCTTACAAGG TTGGTTGCAGCGTATAAAAAGTGGGCAG ATAACATTTGATGGAAGAGTTGTTACTGATTCCAACGCAGTCCTCAG AGTTGGCTCAAAGCTAGTCTATCATAGACTTCCATGGAAGGAACCTGATGCACCACATATGATTGAAGTATTgtatgaagatgatgacatg ATTGCTCTAAATAAACCTTCTGGCTTGCAAGTTCTGCCAGGAGGGCTCTTCCAGCAAAGGACAGTTTTGACACAGCTTCAGTGGAAAGCCAACTTGCACAAAAAGCCTCATCCTGTCCCAGTACATCGTCTAGGGAGGGGAACTTCAG GAATTTTGTTATGTGCAAAGACAAAACTAGCCAGAGTTCGTCTTGCGTCTTATTTTGCTGATGGAACTTCTCACATTGAAGGAAAAAG AGATACAAACCCGGAAATTGGGAAGATTGCAAAGATATACCGAGGACTTGCGAGTGGGATAGTGGAGAATGACCAG GTGACTATCAATCAACCAATTGGAGTAGTTAAATATCCATGTGTTGCTAAAGGGTTATACGTTGCCTCTGAATCAG GAAAACCAGCACTCAGTGTGGTGAGCATTCTGGAGAGAAACGTACAAGAAAACAGCACATTGGTCCAG GTTAAGATTCAGTCTGGACGGCCACATCAAATCCGTATTCATCTTTCTTTCATGGGGCATCCTCTGTTAG GTGATCCCCTGTATGATGTCGGCGGGAAACCTAAATGCTTAGATTGTGACTCTATAGATGAGAGTTTTGCTGAAGATGG GGGTTATCAAAGGCCTATAAAAGCAGTTCCTGGAGATTGTGGGTATAACTTGCATGCACATAAATTGGTTCTGTCTCATCCATTAACTAACGAG ATAATTGAAATCACTGCACCGCTTCCTTCTACCCTCCAGACACCTGAAGAGGCAAAGGAAATTGCTAGTATGGAGCAGACTTTTCAAGATGTTTAA
- the LOC108324109 gene encoding uncharacterized protein LOC108324109 — protein sequence MDFFTRDINEDSMLRCPFLRNINEPTNFSFFSPLALPMPVRGAKGPIFEDGPNFDLAFRLFHGSDGVVPLSDRSFRHSEKKVQPEPPKSQFNPLAAKAATISLSSFGFGGPFGFDSFSEKWNNQKKKSKSSKNEPSSQDGSKHEAGNDWLQNGNCPIAKSYRAVSNVLPLVAKVIQPPPGMKYKCPPAVVAARAAIARTAFAKNLRPQSLPTKVLVIGMLGMAANVPLGIWREHTKKFSPAWFAAVHAAVPFIAMLRKSILMPKSAMAFTIAASVLGQVIGSRAERYRLKAVAAGKVSIAETSGVGPHHPPLPKTVDKHCGDAADWNAVSLQLAATSSTDVFC from the exons ATGGACTTCTTTACTAGAGACATAAATGAGGACTCTATGCTTAGATGTCCATTCTTGAGGAACATCAATGAGCCTACTAATTTCTCATTCTTTTCACCTTTGGCTTTACCGATGCCT GTTCGTGGAGCTAAAGGTCCAATTTTCGAAGATGGCCCCAATTTTGATTTGGCATTTAGGCTTTTCCATGGGAGTGATGGTGTAGTACCTTTATCAGACAGATCTTTCCGTCATTCAGAGAAGAAAGTACAGCCAGAGCCTCCCAAATCCCAATTCAATCCTTTAGCTGCAAAGGCAGCAACTATTAgtttgtcatcatttggattTGGCGGGCCTTTTGGTTTTGATTCATTTTCTGAGAAATGGaacaaccagaaaaaaaaatcaaaatcatcaaaGAACGAACCATCTTCACAG GATGGTTCAAAGCATGAGGCAGGCAATGATTGGTTGCAAAATGGGAACTGCCCAATAGCAAAGTCATACCGTGCAGTTAGTAATGTCCTTCCACTTGTTGCAAAGGTTATTCAGCCTCCTCCAGGCATGAAATACAAGTGCCCACCAGCTGTAGTTGCAGCGCGGGCAGCCATAGCACGCACTGCATTTGCTAAGAACCTCCGCCCTCAGTCCCTGCCTACAAAGGTTCTTGTGATTGGAATGCTGGGCATGGCGGCTAATGTTCCCTTGGGTATATGGAGAGAACATACTAAGAAATTTTCACCAGCATGGTTTGCTGCAGTTCATGCGGCTGTTCCATTCATAGCAATGCTGAGGAAGTCTATCTTGATGCCTAAATCAGCAATGGCATTTACTATTGCAGCATCAGTGTTAGGCCAAGTAATTGGTTCAAGGGCTGAGAGATACAGGCTGAAGGCAGTTGCTGCTGGAAAGGTGTCTATAGCAGAAACTTCTGGTGTTGGTCCTCACCATCCACCACTGCCCAAAACAGTAGACAAGCACTGCGGTGATGCTGCGGATTGGAATGCTGTTTCTCTGCAGCTGGCAGCAACTTCGTCAACTGATGTATTCTGCTGA
- the LOC108325799 gene encoding RNA pseudouridine synthase 5 isoform X2 has translation MACRRKFGIPWPECNDGLSYDDVVRTSDSGLTLIEFYSTKYKSSAPLQGWLQRIKSGQITFDGRVVTDSNAVLRVGSKLVYHRLPWKEPDAPHMIEVLYEDDDMIALNKPSGLQVLPGGLFQQRTVLTQLQWKANLHKKPHPVPVHRLGRGTSGILLCAKTKLARVRLASYFADGTSHIEGKRDTNPEIGKIAKIYRGLASGIVENDQVTINQPIGVVKYPCVAKGLYVASESGKPALSVVSILERNVQENSTLVQVKIQSGRPHQIRIHLSFMGHPLLGDPLYDVGGKPKCLDCDSIDESFAEDGGYQRPIKAVPGDCGYNLHAHKLVLSHPLTNELRKQFNLQSCPSKQRFLQDVVIYTWMPSYN, from the exons atggCGTGCCGTAGGAAATTTGGAATTCCTTGGCCTGAATGCAACGACGGTCTCTCCTACGACGACGTCGTTCGAACCTCTGATTCCG GGTTGACTCTGATAGAGTTTTACTCTACCAAGTACAAAAGTTCTGCTCCCTTACAAGG TTGGTTGCAGCGTATAAAAAGTGGGCAG ATAACATTTGATGGAAGAGTTGTTACTGATTCCAACGCAGTCCTCAG AGTTGGCTCAAAGCTAGTCTATCATAGACTTCCATGGAAGGAACCTGATGCACCACATATGATTGAAGTATTgtatgaagatgatgacatg ATTGCTCTAAATAAACCTTCTGGCTTGCAAGTTCTGCCAGGAGGGCTCTTCCAGCAAAGGACAGTTTTGACACAGCTTCAGTGGAAAGCCAACTTGCACAAAAAGCCTCATCCTGTCCCAGTACATCGTCTAGGGAGGGGAACTTCAG GAATTTTGTTATGTGCAAAGACAAAACTAGCCAGAGTTCGTCTTGCGTCTTATTTTGCTGATGGAACTTCTCACATTGAAGGAAAAAG AGATACAAACCCGGAAATTGGGAAGATTGCAAAGATATACCGAGGACTTGCGAGTGGGATAGTGGAGAATGACCAG GTGACTATCAATCAACCAATTGGAGTAGTTAAATATCCATGTGTTGCTAAAGGGTTATACGTTGCCTCTGAATCAG GAAAACCAGCACTCAGTGTGGTGAGCATTCTGGAGAGAAACGTACAAGAAAACAGCACATTGGTCCAG GTTAAGATTCAGTCTGGACGGCCACATCAAATCCGTATTCATCTTTCTTTCATGGGGCATCCTCTGTTAG GTGATCCCCTGTATGATGTCGGCGGGAAACCTAAATGCTTAGATTGTGACTCTATAGATGAGAGTTTTGCTGAAGATGG GGGTTATCAAAGGCCTATAAAAGCAGTTCCTGGAGATTGTGGGTATAACTTGCATGCACATAAATTGGTTCTGTCTCATCCATTAACTAACGAG CTCAGGAAGCAGTTTAATTTACAGTCATGCCCTTCAAAACAGAGGTTTCTTCAGGATGTTGTTATCTATACGTGGATGCCTTCCT ATAATTGA
- the LOC108324256 gene encoding uncharacterized protein LOC108324256, whose product MGTDKPNRVGLIISTTPLIRGFLSDASKDASLSDELRQASSDLLLQSEVPYAALRAVWMSSDPSTRPDLTRLFSGTRFIFSSPKPREKSEELKARLRKLEDLAERKAYQELVKDIAPPKDVPEPFSSYKDQLGFGLHVVVTMFTGYLLGYAAFRALFNHSPAMNAAGGILGLVGAMFVETFLFIIRSSNADTNRTKKFSQKSRSSFSTPSSAKKNQ is encoded by the exons ATGGGTACCGACAAGCCAAACCGGGTCGGGTTGATTATATCCACCACACCCTTGATTCGGGGTTTCCTCTCCGATGCGTCAAAAGACGCGAGTCTTTCCGATGAACTTCGACAAGCATCCTCCGACCTGCTCCTCCAATCGGAGGTACCCTACGCCGCACTTCGTGCTGTGTGGATGTCCTCTGATCCATCCACCAGACCCGACTTGACCCGACTTTTTTCGGGCACCCGTTTCATCTTCTCCAGCCCTAAGCCCAGGGAGAAG AGTGAAGAATTGAAAGCGAGGCTGAGAAAGCTGGAAGATTTAGCGGAGCGGAAAGCGTATCAAGAACTTGTGAAGGATATTGCACCGCCTAAGGATGTTCCGGAACCATTTTCTTCTTACAAGGATCAATTAGGGTTTG gTTTACATGTTGTGGTTACCATGTTTACTGGCTATCTTCTAGGATATGCTGCATTTAGAGCCTTGTTTAATCACAGTCCTGCCATG AATGCTGCTGGAGGAATTCTGGGGTTGGTTGGTGCCATGTTTGTTGAAACTTTCCTTTTCATTATTAGAAGTTCAAATGCAGATACCAACAGAACAAAAAAATTCAGTCAAAAATCAAGATCATCCTTTTCAACACCCAGTTCTGCTAAGAAAAATCAGTAG